TGGTGTCTTATTATCTTTATCATAGCATCTTAACGTTTAGAGTTCAACGATTGAATAATGTTGCGGCGCAATGCCCATATTGCAGGAATAAGTGCAGAAATGAGGTTCAACAGCACACAAAGTCCGAATGCCGTACAGAAAACCATCGGATTAAATAGCATCTCAAACGAGAGGAAAGGAGTCTTCCCAGCATCCGTATAACTGTCGAACAGGGTCAGTATCCAATCGCTTGCCGTCAGCACTATCAGATAAGAAATTAGCAAGCCAAGCAAACCACCGATACAGGTGAGCAGAAGATTCTCCCACAACACTTGCCTTATGAGGCTTCCGTTGGTAGCACCGTATGTTTTGCGTACTCCCAACTCGGAAAGGCGTTCGTCCATGCGCGAAGACATCATGCCGCTCAGGTTCATGGCAGGGATGAAAAGCAGAGCAAGCAACATATAAAGATATCCCCTCAACTCGGATGCCAGGTCAGGGGCTCCGCAAGAATTTACACGGAATGTGCTGGCCCAGTAGTCATCGGGTTGTCCCATAAGGTCATTCATATATTTAGGAGCAGCAAGATTAAATTTCCGAAAAACCTCACGCACTTCTTCCTTCAAAGCTTCTTTGTCGGTAGCAGTGGGAGCCGTCATATATATATCCGCACTACCAACCAACTTTTCGGAATTGTCCGACTTAATCCAAGAGTTAAGCGTTATTGGCATCCATAAATCTCCCACGGTAGAAGGCGTAGCAGCAGAAACATCCTCTACCACACCGCAAACCCGGTATTCCTGCGCATCCATCTTAAAGCGTCTGCCCACCACATCATCTGCAGCAAACAGCCTCCTTGCCAGACTTACCGGAACTACCACTTCCCTGCGTTTCGCATCGATATCCGCTTGTGTGAAAGGCTTTCCATACAGAAAACGAAAGGTAAAGACCTGCCAAAATCCTGCATCGGCATAAAGCGGAGTAATGCCAATAGGCTCATTATTGTCAGGAACTTCCACGTAATATTCTCGATAGCTGCCTGATGCGGCACCGATAGCGTCCAAGTGCGGCAATTCTTGTAACATTTTCACCACATCGTAACTGACGCTGGAGCAATTCCAACTCTTATCATCATCCTTAGGATAAGATTTCATCATTTTCAATACGATCATCCGATTGCGATTATATTCGGGATATATAGGCGCAAACTTCACATAAAAGATGATGAACATTGTCATGACAAGAGCTATTGAAAGCCCTGTACCCACCACATAGATGCCGGTAAAGAGACGATGCTGCTTTATCAGCGTCCAAGCTTGTTTCAGATAAAGTTTAATCATAATATTGTGTTTTATTTATTCATCACGTAATGCTTCTGTCGGTGGAATACGACTAATCTTACGAGCAGGAATATAGATCCCGATCAATATCACCGCCAACAGGATAAAGAAAACAATGAACGACACGATAAGAAAATGCTGCGTGAAATCCGTAACCCAACATTCATTAATAATCTGCCTCCAATTGTTCCCCCTCTCCAGTCCTTCTTTGACAGCATATTGCAAATAAAGCAAGCAGCCCGTCAGTGCAGCTACAAACGTCAACACCGCTCCTTCACCCATCAACAAGCGGACAATATATCCCGGCGTACCGCCAAAGGAAAGCATCACTCCCACTTCTTCGCGGCGAGTACGTGTCTGTAACCAAAAAGTACCGATAACACCCAAGCAAAGATTAATTAAAAAGAATGCCGCCATTGCCAGATTACGCCGATACATCGGCGTAACATCATAAGACTCATTTTTCGTTATCAATGCTTCATAAGACCGGACGTTACGGGCAAAAAGATTACCGGCCCGCAACTCTTTCACCATCCACGGTTGAAAATCATGCAAGAAACGCTTCATACTCACATTCTCTTTCAGACAAAGCAATATCCGCATATCATCGTAAGCATCTTCCATATCGATAGATATCAAAGGACGAAAAATGACAGGAGCCGGACGGGAGTCACTGGTTGCCTTAAAGTTTCCCACTACACCAATAACCGGCGAATAAATTGTATCATTCCCCTCTCTGGACCAACAACGCTTATTACCCGCATTTTTAGTGTGGAACAAATGTTCAGCCGTATTTTCAGTTATTACGATGTCATTTTCCGTATAGTCATAGTCCGATAATTCGGCCGGTGTCCTGCCTCGTCCGGAACGAAAACCATAAGTTTCGAAGAAATTCGTATGAGGTATAAATTCCATAATCATTACCGGCAAATCCAATGTGTCACCTTCCGCACGAATAGATGTATTGGCATTCCCCGTAGAATTGGGATAAGCGAAACCCAATACCGGAGTAGCCGATTCTACGCCGGGATAGTCCTTAACCAGTCGCGTCAGATTGAAGTAAGATTTCATAATCATGGCCGAATCCTCAGCCTCTTCATCATAACCGGGCGCTTGTGGCTGCAAGGTACTGAGAGTAACAAGACAAAGGCGGTCGGTGTCATAGCCTAAAGGAATACTGCGGTCATACGTCGTCACGATAACCGGGTCAAGGATAATCCACGTAACAATACTGACCAGAATCAATTCCGCCAGTAACCAGCCATTACGGCGACGGCGTGCCCACAGGTTCTTTAATATAAGTTTCAGCATATTCTTTATCTTTTTTCATTCAATGAATACACAATCGGCTTCCGCAGTGCATACCATGCCGGAATCAATGCTGATAATAAATTCAGCAAGATACAGAACAAAAGAGCAACAACAAATACCGCCGGGGCAAACAGCACCTCACCGGAAACCAGCACATTCACTCCTTCCGGAACCGGTTCGGCCCAGTCTTCCAATATCATAAATACCCACTCACGACAAGTATACAGGGCGAACCACGCCAACAATAATCCCAATACACCACCCAACAATGTCAATAAGAGGTTCTCCCACATCACTTGTGAAAGTAATCCGCCACGGTCGGCACCGAATGACTTACGCACTCCCATCTCCGACAAGCGGCTTTCCATACGGCTCGCTATCATTCCGCTCAAATTCAAGGCAGGAACCAGCAGGAGCACCAGCAATATTAAAAGGAGATAACGTATCTGTGCCCATGCACCGGTTGTCATACTAGGATAAGGTTTAAACAATCGCTGCAAATGGGAAGTAGGTTGCTCCCAAAGATTCACCTGCCATTCATCCGCATGCAACAGATTTTCCTTACGGACAATTTCCTGAATTTCGGCACGCAACGCTTCGGCTTGCGCATCGTCCTTTACAAGAAAAGTAACACCAAATGCACCTAAATAAGGTATTCCATAATTGGAGTCACGATATTTAGGAATTACACTATAAGGAATATAGACTTGAGCGTATGAATCCGAAGTCAGATAACTTGCACTACGCACAACACCACAAACGCGATAATTGACATAATCCAAACTGAATGAGCGTCCCACCACACCTTCGGCCGTGTCAAACAGACGACGAGCCAGTTCTTCTGTTATGACAGCCGTACAGATACCGCTTTCAAGGTCGGACGTAGTAAAAGGCTTACCTTCCGAGAAATTAAATGGATAGATGCGAAAGAAATTCGGGTCAACCAACTTTAAACTTACTGTAAAATCCCCACTGCGGTCGACCGGTTGAATATAATTGTCATCTGACCTGTTATTCATGAACCCCGAAACAACCTCAGCATTCTTCAACGGATAAAACCACTCTTGTAATGCCTGATAAGAAACGGCCCATTGAAAAGTCTGTTTATTCTGCTCCGTTCCTTTTTGAAAGCTTGCAGAAGTCAGATAAAGCGTTTGCATGCGATTCACCTCCGGATAAACCGGAGCTACTTTAACGTAGTAAATCACAGCAACAATCATGGTCATAGCAATAGCCAGCCCTGTACCGACTATATAAAGGGTACTGAAAAGCGGATTCTGCTTCAACAAGACCCATGCTTGCTTCAAATAGATTTTTACCATCCCTGAATATATTAAGTTATTTGTCTACTCGTGATGCAATGCTTCCGCCGGTTGCTCTTTCATAATCCAGCGTGCCGGCACCGCAATGCCCAATACAATCATCATTGCGAGAGTTCCCAATGAAATAGCAAAATCTACAATCCAGCGACCTGCCGTATAAGGAACTTTAGTACTCAATAAATCCATGTGATGGAAATTGAACACGATAATAATGATAGGAATCAACGCCAGTAACAGAATTAATAATCCCTCCGTATTGAGCCAGAATACAACCCGCCCCTTCGACGCACCGACAGCCATACGCAATCCCGTTTCCGAACGGCGTGCCTGTGTACGCATCCAGAAAGTCCCGGTAACGCCGAAAAACACATTCAGCAACAAGAAGGCGACAATGAGTTGTACCATTTGCCAATCCGTTATCACATAATCTATACGATCGGCACGCATTTCTTTAAAACCTGTTACAGCATTTACATAGATATTGCCGGACGTCAACCGTTCACCCAAAGAAGCAAGCCATTCTTCCATCTCAGTCTGTGTCATGTCACGCTTCATGCGTAGCGAATATTCCAATGAAGAAGGACGATACCACTCGAAAAGCTCCTCCATCGTAGAACCGGAAGCTTTGATATAAAACGTGGGAGTAGCCGGTTCAAAATCATTCTCACGAATAGTAGGGGCAACAGCCAGTACAGGCGTCCCGTCCAATTCGCCGGTATTTACCAACCGCCCGCGCGGTTCCTTCCCACCGAAAAATTTCTGCGCTACCTTCTCCGTCAGGATAACCTCATCTTTTGCCGGATTTTCCAGTTCGCGGATATGTTTTCCATTCACGTCATGAATGCCGAAAACTTCAAAGAAACCGACATCACCCAGTTGGCGGTGCAAAGATTCCGAATAAGCATTGACGCTATCCGCACCTGCCGGTTCAACGCTCGTCCACGAATTTCCCTGACTGTAGGGGCAACTGTAAAAGCTGCATCCCACAGCCTCCACCTCACCGGTATTCATCAGTCGTCGAGTCAATTCCGTGATACGTTCCCAACATTTGGCTCCACGCTCGTCCTCGCCTGTATAATCTTCGTTATCAGATTCCATTTCCTCCAGATGAAGCCGCCAGCAACGATCGATGTTATAACCTAAAGGCTCATTATAAAGAGTGTATTTACTATACCCGCCATCCGTAATCATAAAGACAGCCAGTAAAACCAATGCCAGTTCGGCAAATATCCAGCCATTCTGTTTGCGCTGGTTCCATATCAGAGTGATAAGATGACGTATCATGGTTTATTCTTGATTGTTCAACGATTTGACAATGTTATACTTTCCGGCACGCCAGGCAGGAATGCCGGCACATAGCAGGTTCAGCAGGAAGATGAAAAGCAAAGTCACCAGAAATGTTTCCGGACGTATCAGCATCTCCGCGTTGAATTCCGTACCTGACGGAAAGAAGATATCACGTGTCAGTAACAAGACACCGATGGAGAACATCAGTCCGAATATACCACCGATGAAAGTAATTATGAGATTCTCATCGAGGACCTGACGGAAAACATTACCTGCACTCGCTCCAAACGCTTTACGAACACCTATCTCTGCACGCCGTTTACGAAAGTTAGCCAGTGTAATGCCAATCATATTGAGCGCCGGAAGCAGCAATAGGAAAAACATGAAACTGCCTTGTTGCAAAACCCAATTGCTATAGGGAATTTCATTAACAAAACCGCTATTATTGGTAACCAACAGATCCAGATTAGTCATCGGTCCGTTAAAGAAACTGACAGCATATTCCGACGTATTCGTATTCAGTTGTTTGGTAACCTTATCCACCTCTGCACGGATAGCGGTAAAATCATCGGTGTCATGTGCCAGCATCACAACATTAAAAGGACCTACCAGCCCCTCATACACATTGGCAGCCGTCTCCATAGCAGCACTCGAATTATAGGGCAACCATACATCCGAATAGGCGTAACGGGCAGTACGAGGTACATCTTTCACCACACCACATACCGTGTATTCTGTCCGATTAACAAGTAATCTCTGTCCCTTTACCTCCGTCTTACCGAAGAGGCGGCGTGCCAGTTTCTCACTGATAACTGCCTTACGAATGCCACTTTCATTGTCTTCGCATGTAAAAGGAGCGCCATTCAGAAATGTGTAATCGAATATTTTCCAAAAACGTTCGTCTGTATAGGTAGCCCGGTATTTTGTAAAGGTACGTTTGGCAACGGAACTAACGGATACCGTGTTACGGGTATAGCCACTCACCTCCTGCGGAGTTTTCAGATTATAGAAAAGCTCACGTACCACACGTTTTCCCATTCCTCCATTATTCCAGTTCCCATCATTACTTTTCATGAAAGAACGGGTTGCAATTATGTGCAACATACGACTACGCTCTGTCTCCGGTGCATACTCTGCCAGGCGCACCTGTATCACAAGAATAATCATCATTACAGCAGTTATAGCCAATGCTGTTCCGGCAATAGAAAGTCCGCTAACCAACGGATTTTCTTTCAGCAGACTCCACGCTTGCTTCAAATATATCCTCAACATATCTTTCTTATTTTCAAGCTATAAGTTACAAGCCACGAGTTGCTGCAACCCTCACCCCAAAAGGTACTTGTAACTCGTAGCTTGTAGCTAATTCAACTTCAGTTTATTCTTATTTTTATACTGGCTCATGTCGCTCACCACCACCTGGTCACCCGGCTGCAAGCCACTGATAACTTCAACAAACTCAAAGTTGCTATCACCCAGTTGCACTTTACGTTTCACGATTTCTTTATCAGAGTCACACACAAAGAGATCATACTCGCCACGTCCTACATAATAAGAAGCATTGGCGATACGCATCACATCTTCTTTCACGGCATTCATCACATATACATCCGTCTTCAATCCCGAACGCAAACGACGGTTATTATCCTCATTCAGTTGTACAGTGAAAGAAATCACTCCGTTTTTTGACAACGGCGTCACACTGCTGACCGTACCTTCCAGTTTCTCACTGCCAATCTTCACAATCGCTTTGCCACCGGCAGCCACACGGTCACCATACGTATCTGCTATTTCACCTTCCACCTTGAAATGGCTAAGATCAGAAATCACGGCAAGCTGGCTTCCCTGAGAAACCTGTGCACCGATCTGGTTATTAATATAGGTAAGGATAGCTTTGCGCGGAGAACGAACCTGTGCATCATCCAGCGTTCGCTTCATCTCGGCAAGACCTTTGCGGAAGATGCTGAAATCCAACTCCTGAACTTTATATTCGGCAGCAAGCACTTCTTTCTCATTATCATATTGTTGTTTCAGCTGTTCGTATTCCAACTGGGCTACGTTATAGCTAAGTTCTGCTTGGCGCACTTTATCCGTAGTTCCCGAACCCAGGCTATCAAGATATTGCTCATTACGCAACTCCACTTTCTTGCGATTCAACTGCATGGCGGAAACCTTAATCTTCATAGACAGGTCGTTCAGTTTGGTCTGGTTGTTCACGCGCAACTGATCCAATTTGTAGCTGCGCATCTGCTCTTCGTCTAACAATTTTTTATAGTCTGTCTCTACACTTTGCAAGTCAAGTTTCAAGATCGGCGTACCTACATCCACACTATCGCCACCTTTCTTATATATCTCGACGATACGGGTATTGATAGGAGAGTTGATAATCTCCTCGAAAGCCGGTACCACTTTTCCGGATGCACTTACACTGACTTCAATCGTGCCTTTATCTACTGTGGAAAGTACCAGGTCTTTTGCTTTCACTCCCGTACGCATCAATGAAATGAGTACGCTGATAACGACTATACTTGCCACGCCGATGCCTCCGTAACGGATAATTTTCTTGTTGCGTTCTTTGTTACGCACTGCTTTTGGTATTTCTCTGTCCATGTTGAATATTGAGTTATTTATTATTTTATAAGTTTTCAGCCTTCGCCCGCTTTCAAAAACGAACAGGCATATTATTCACATTATTTATATATACTAAATGCGTGCCAAAAACGTAAATAGCTGAAAACAAGAAGATAGAGAAAAAAGAATGGTGTCCGATATCGAACACCCTGTACATTTTCGGATAAATCAATAAGCCTTTGAATGGCAACGAAGCAAGCTAATTTCAAAGATACTAAAAGCTAATTTCGAAGATACTAGAAACTAATATCGGAGTGCCTACAAACTAATATCACGGATACTAAAAACTATTCTTACCACAAATATTTTTCTTTCTTACAACAGATATAAAAGTATCATACAATAATTATATAAGTTTCTTACAACAGATATTGTAAGAATAATAATTAGGAAATTAATTATTAGTTGGATGCGGTACGGAGATTAATAATTAGTGGAATAGAATCTAATCCGTAGCAAGTAGATTCTATTCCCCTTTTATGCCAATCAGAAATGCCTGTTATCTCAGCCTCAACCTATCTCCCACTTCAGGAATATATTCATCATCTTTCCGGTTCATCTTATACAGGTTCTTCAACCGTATACCGTACTTTTGCGAGATGGTATGCATGGAGTCGCCATCTTTCACGATGTAAACAGTATGCCGCTTAGAAGCTTTCTTTTTCTTACCTTTCAGATAGATGATATCACCCGCCTCCAACGTATAATCCTTATGCAGGTCATTGTACTTCACAAGCTTCTTCCAACTGATATCGAACTCCTTGCCCAATAAGCGGAAAGTATCACCGTCACGAGCTACGATATAGGCTATATCATTAGCTATATATACCTGATGCGGATTAGCCAGCCAGGGTTTCTTCTTCAGTTCTTTCTCCCAATTACGGTTTTCACGATTACTCATACCGCGACTGTCATACTTATAAAGTTCATAATCCTCTATAATCGTTATCAGACGGTTCGCATAAGAGGGATCAGTAGCATATCCGGCTTTCTTCAAACCACGTGCCCAACCTTTATAGTCCGTAACCTTCAAATCGAACAGGAATGCATAACGTGCACCCCGCTTCAGAAAAGCAGAATGATCTTCATAAGAATCTCTGGGATTACTGTAAGCCCGAAAACATTCATTGCGGGCATCGTCATCATGACGCACTGTGCGTCCACGCCAGTTACTACCGCACTTAATACCGAAATGGTTATTACTTTTGCGTGCCAATGCACTTTGTCCGGCACCACTTTCAAGAAGTCCCTGAGCCAGAGTAATACTGGCAGGTATCTTGTGTTCCTTCATTTGTTGTACGGCAAGCGGAGCATACTTCTCTATATATTCCACGTAACGGGCATTCTTGCGCTGCGCCTGAGCGGCAACGGTACAAACCAGAAGTGCCAGGATTGCAGTGAGTCTGATAGCGTTCATTCTATTCATAGCAATATAAGTTGAGGTACAAAAATCTTAAAAAGAATTGGAATTACCAATCTCTTTTCTAACTTTGTAACATTAATTACAATATACATCACTGCCTTATGAAAGATTTGACCTTACAAATTGACATTAAAATATACGATTATAGTGAATTAAATGATGCCGACCGCCAACTCATAGATTCAGCGCGCGAGGCTACCCGGCGTAGCTATGCCCCCTATTCACACTTTTCAGTAGGCGCCGCTGCACGGTTGGCAGACGGTACAGTTGTCACAGGTACCAATCAGGAGAATGCAGCTTACCCGTCAGGACTTTGTGCCGAACGTACCACTTTATTTTATGCAAACTCCCAATATCCTGACCAGGCAGTAGAAACTCTTGCCATTGCCGCATGCAATGAACGGGATTTCCTGGATGATCCGATTCCTCCCTGTGGTGCATGCCGCCAGGTAATGCTTGAAACGGAAAAACGATTCAAGCATCCCATGCGCATTTTACTTTTCGGGAAAAAAGGTATCTATGAAATGAAGAATGTAGGTGCTTTGTTACCTCTATCATTCGACGCATCTTCCATGGAGTAATCCTTCTGATTTATTTAGTTTCTTTCTCTATCCATTTACTGACCATCCTGCGTAACTCAAGTGGCGAAACAGGTTTGGTCAAAAAGTCATTGCAACCCACATTGAGTGCCAATGCCCTATCATCGTCATAAGCAAATGCCGTAAGTGCAATGATGGGTACCCGGGCACCGCCTTCCCTTAACATAACGACTGTATCTATTCCGTTCATACCCGGCATCTTCATATCCATAAATATAAGATCAGGAGATTGAGTATTGAAAAGCTCTATAGCCTCATTACCATCATGTGCTCTCAGCAAACGATAATCCTTTCTGAGAAGTGCCTCGATCAATAAATAGTTGCTGTCTATATCCTCGGCCACCAGAATCAGAGGTTTATAATTTCTTGAGATGATCTTTATAACCTGGTCACCACCCTTTATTACAGTATCCGAGTCCAATGAGGCATCAAGTGTATATGGATGTGTGAACCAGAAACACGAACCTTCTCCTTCACGGGATTCTACTCCAATCTCTCCTCCCATTCGCTCTACCAAACTCTGGCATATAGACAATCCAAGACCAGCACCTTGCGAAAATGAGTCGAGTTTTACAAAACGATTGAAAATCTCATGCTGCTGTTCAGCAGGAATACCCTTACCGGTATCCGTCACACAGAAACGCACCTGAGTGTCATTTTCCAATCTATAGGAAAGAGTAACCGATCCCTTGGTCGTAAATTTCAAGGCATTCGTTACGAAATTAGAAAGTACCTGCATGATTCGGTTCTTGTCGGCATCAACCATTATCTGTGGTGAGCTTTCGTCAAAACACAGTACTACCGCTTCCTCATGTTTTTTGTGTGAACAAGTGGAAATTACCTCACGGCAAAGTCGGGGTAAATCCACCCTTGTTATAGTGAGTTCCACCGTACCGGCCTCTATTTTAGAAATATCCAAAATGTCAGAAATAAGGTTGAGCAACAGTTCGTTGTTCTCCTCTACTAAAGACATATACGATTCACGCTCATCATCATCGGCTTCGGCAAGCAAGCTCGAGAAGCCCACAATAGCATTCAGAGGAGTACGTATTTCGTGGCTCATATTAGCAAGGAATGCCGATTTTAGCCTATCTGATTCTTCTGCTTTTTCCTTAGCCTGAATCAACTCCAATTCTACCTGCTTACGGGTAGTGATATCAGTAGCCAATTCCATGATTGCCCATCGTCCGTCGAGCCACTTTATCGCCATACTCTGAATGGTATACCAGCGTTCGGTAACGGGATTGTAGTCTTCCCAGAAATGAACACCTGTGAACTTACGGTTGGCATCGAGTAACTGTGGTTTCGGGCAATGCGCACACAAACCATTCAGTCCTGCATTCAGCATTTTCCAGCATTCTGCATTTTCCGAAACCTGTCCGGCTTCTTCGCGGAAAGGTTTGTTTGCAAAGAGTACCTTCTGTGTATCATAATCGCAAACAAAAATATTGGCATTGATGTTATCCAATACCTTTTGCATAGTTCGTTGAGACAATTGCAGAGACGTTTCTACCTGCCAGCGTTTTGTAGCAGTGGATACAATTTGCGATATTTGACTCATTAACTCCACGTCCTTTTCATCCCACTGCTTATTCCAGCAGAAGTTAAATGACAGGAAACCGAAATGCACCCCTAACTGCGACAGAGGAAAAACGGCAATGGCTTTTACACCCTGTACTTCGAGCATCTGGGTAATAAAGGGATCGAGCGAATAGATATCGGACGTACAGATGATATGATTCTTTTCGAGCATATCAAACCACGGCTTTCCCGCTTCAATGGTCATACTCCGCAGGTAATCTATGGCCGGCTCAATACCATCGTTGCACCATTCGTTGGTGCATCCGTATGTGACCCCGTCAAGATGGTTTTCCCATGTTGCCAATCGGTCAACACCGGTATAACGGCCTATTTCAGCAAGTGCCATATTCATGGCTGTAGGTATATCCGGTTCCAGTTGTAATATTTGCAACACTTTTATGAATAATGCCTGCCGCCGGTTGGTTGCTTCCAGATTCTCTTGAATGGCAATCAGGTCCTTAGATTTTTCTTCGACCATTTGTTCGAGCCGGTTACGGTACTGTTCCAGTTCCATGCCGACTCCTTCTTGTTCGGAATCAGTAGATTTCATACGAGATTTATTGAGATAAATTAAATATAATGATTAATTGTTCTCTGCCGAGATACACCTTATATTTTGCAAATATATAGTTTTATTTGGCAAATATATGGTTTTATTCTACAATTTAAGAAAATCTTCTTAAAAACGGTATTTTACCTAAAAGGCTAATAATCGAAAGCTTATCGAAGCACTCAGAATATCCCCCTTTTGATAGTAATATTGCAATATCCAAAAGAAATACCTATCTTTGCACCCACTAACTAATAATTACTACGATGAGAATTTCCAAGTAAAGACAAACATTTCGGTAAACATCACTTTTTACATGCTTTATAATTCAGAACGCTGAGCATCACAAACGTGAATGTTTAGCCAATACTGTGTTTGTCTATTCCCTCCACAATCGAGATTTTATTGTATCCAAAGCACTTTTTGGTACAGTGTATTCACCTCTTTAAACACAGTATTTACCATGAGTATTATTATCAGAGATCTTAGTTATGTCCATTCCGACAAAGAAGTCTTATTCCAACATTTGAACCTTGTTATCAACCCGGGAGATAAAATGGCGCTAACCGGAAACAACGGTTGCGGAAAATCCACTTTAATGCGGATTATTGCAGGTGATTTATCTGCTACAACCGGAACGGTCAGCCACCCGGAACATCTCTATTATGTGCCTCAACATTTCGGGCAATATGATGACCGAACCATTGCACAGGCTTTAAGAATAGATGGCAAACTGGAAGCCTTGCATGCCATCCTGAACGGAGATGTATCCGAAAAGCATTTTGCCACACTGAATGATGACTGGAATATTGAAGAACGTGCCCAAGCTGCCCTGTCGGCCTGGGGAATGAATGACATTCCCCTCTCCCGTCTGATGGACGGATTAAGCGGGGGAGAAAAAACGCGTATCTTCCTCGCCGGCATGGAATTACATTCACCTGTCGCTATTCTGCTGGATGAGCCAACAAACCATCTGGACGCAATGGGGCGGCAACGGTTATATGACTTTGTACGGCGCACTCCGGCCATTGTACTCGTCATCAGCCATGACCGCGCCTTACTAAACCGGTTACCTGCCATTTGTGAATTATCCTCTAACGGACTAACTTTCTATGGCGGCAATTACGATTTCTTTAAGGAGCAAAAGGGAATCCAACTGAATGCCCTGCAAGAGCAACTGGAAGAAAAACAAAAAGCCCTGCGGCTTGCCCGGAAAACTGCCCGTGAATTGGCGGAACAAAAGGCAAAACAGAATGTACGGGGCGAAAAGGCCGCCATCAAAAAAGGCATCCCCCGCATTATGATGGGTGCCATGAAAAACAGAGCAGAAGTAAGTACCAATAAACTAAAAAGTGTACATACCGAGAAAGCAGAAAAGCTACAGCAGGATATGCAAAACATAAAAAGTACTCTTCCCCTTGCAGAGAAACTAAAAACAAACTTCAATGCCTCCACTCTGCACG
The nucleotide sequence above comes from Bacteroides intestinalis DSM 17393. Encoded proteins:
- a CDS encoding efflux RND transporter periplasmic adaptor subunit, with amino-acid sequence MDREIPKAVRNKERNKKIIRYGGIGVASIVVISVLISLMRTGVKAKDLVLSTVDKGTIEVSVSASGKVVPAFEEIINSPINTRIVEIYKKGGDSVDVGTPILKLDLQSVETDYKKLLDEEQMRSYKLDQLRVNNQTKLNDLSMKIKVSAMQLNRKKVELRNEQYLDSLGSGTTDKVRQAELSYNVAQLEYEQLKQQYDNEKEVLAAEYKVQELDFSIFRKGLAEMKRTLDDAQVRSPRKAILTYINNQIGAQVSQGSQLAVISDLSHFKVEGEIADTYGDRVAAGGKAIVKIGSEKLEGTVSSVTPLSKNGVISFTVQLNEDNNRRLRSGLKTDVYVMNAVKEDVMRIANASYYVGRGEYDLFVCDSDKEIVKRKVQLGDSNFEFVEVISGLQPGDQVVVSDMSQYKNKNKLKLN
- a CDS encoding glucosaminidase domain-containing protein, which translates into the protein MNRMNAIRLTAILALLVCTVAAQAQRKNARYVEYIEKYAPLAVQQMKEHKIPASITLAQGLLESGAGQSALARKSNNHFGIKCGSNWRGRTVRHDDDARNECFRAYSNPRDSYEDHSAFLKRGARYAFLFDLKVTDYKGWARGLKKAGYATDPSYANRLITIIEDYELYKYDSRGMSNRENRNWEKELKKKPWLANPHQVYIANDIAYIVARDGDTFRLLGKEFDISWKKLVKYNDLHKDYTLEAGDIIYLKGKKKKASKRHTVYIVKDGDSMHTISQKYGIRLKNLYKMNRKDDEYIPEVGDRLRLR
- the cdd gene encoding cytidine deaminase, translated to MKDLTLQIDIKIYDYSELNDADRQLIDSAREATRRSYAPYSHFSVGAAARLADGTVVTGTNQENAAYPSGLCAERTTLFYANSQYPDQAVETLAIAACNERDFLDDPIPPCGACRQVMLETEKRFKHPMRILLFGKKGIYEMKNVGALLPLSFDASSME
- a CDS encoding GAF domain-containing hybrid sensor histidine kinase/response regulator yields the protein MKSTDSEQEGVGMELEQYRNRLEQMVEEKSKDLIAIQENLEATNRRQALFIKVLQILQLEPDIPTAMNMALAEIGRYTGVDRLATWENHLDGVTYGCTNEWCNDGIEPAIDYLRSMTIEAGKPWFDMLEKNHIICTSDIYSLDPFITQMLEVQGVKAIAVFPLSQLGVHFGFLSFNFCWNKQWDEKDVELMSQISQIVSTATKRWQVETSLQLSQRTMQKVLDNINANIFVCDYDTQKVLFANKPFREEAGQVSENAECWKMLNAGLNGLCAHCPKPQLLDANRKFTGVHFWEDYNPVTERWYTIQSMAIKWLDGRWAIMELATDITTRKQVELELIQAKEKAEESDRLKSAFLANMSHEIRTPLNAIVGFSSLLAEADDDERESYMSLVEENNELLLNLISDILDISKIEAGTVELTITRVDLPRLCREVISTCSHKKHEEAVVLCFDESSPQIMVDADKNRIMQVLSNFVTNALKFTTKGSVTLSYRLENDTQVRFCVTDTGKGIPAEQQHEIFNRFVKLDSFSQGAGLGLSICQSLVERMGGEIGVESREGEGSCFWFTHPYTLDASLDSDTVIKGGDQVIKIISRNYKPLILVAEDIDSNYLLIEALLRKDYRLLRAHDGNEAIELFNTQSPDLIFMDMKMPGMNGIDTVVMLREGGARVPIIALTAFAYDDDRALALNVGCNDFLTKPVSPLELRRMVSKWIEKETK
- a CDS encoding ABC-F family ATP-binding cassette domain-containing protein, encoding MSIIIRDLSYVHSDKEVLFQHLNLVINPGDKMALTGNNGCGKSTLMRIIAGDLSATTGTVSHPEHLYYVPQHFGQYDDRTIAQALRIDGKLEALHAILNGDVSEKHFATLNDDWNIEERAQAALSAWGMNDIPLSRLMDGLSGGEKTRIFLAGMELHSPVAILLDEPTNHLDAMGRQRLYDFVRRTPAIVLVISHDRALLNRLPAICELSSNGLTFYGGNYDFFKEQKGIQLNALQEQLEEKQKALRLARKTARELAEQKAKQNVRGEKAAIKKGIPRIMMGAMKNRAEVSTNKLKSVHTEKAEKLQQDMQNIKSTLPLAEKLKTNFNASTLHEGKILATAKEMNFQYPDVPHPMWTTPLSFQLRSGDRFYIEGNNGSGKTTLLKLICGELAAVNGTLDRIDFSTVYLDQEYSLIHNEYSILEQADHFNRRHLPEHELKTILNRYLFPVATWNKPCKLLSGGEKMRLSFCCLMIADNTPDVFILDEPTNNLDIESIEIITATIRDYTGTVIAISHDKEFLKEINCKSWVKLER